The following coding sequences are from one Paracoccus alcaliphilus window:
- the trhA gene encoding PAQR family membrane homeostasis protein TrhA gives MAATLHPRRTYSRHERLSDGVVHLLGLGLALLAVPVLIVSTVLSGAAPAVVIGASVYGVTLILMLTFSALYNMIEDPRWSGLLKRLDHTGIYVKIAGTYTPFTLLAGGQALGLLVGLWVAALIGLALKVVAPYRLRWLSLSLYLAMGWAALFAGGPMLAELPRMVLILIVTGGSVYTIGVGFLLLERMPFHNTIWHVFVLAGSVLFFAAVSLSIATLPAEVIAGL, from the coding sequence ATGGCCGCAACCCTGCATCCCCGCCGAACCTACAGCCGTCACGAACGGCTGAGCGATGGTGTCGTGCATCTGCTGGGGCTGGGGCTGGCGCTGCTGGCGGTGCCGGTGCTGATCGTGTCAACGGTCCTGTCCGGGGCTGCGCCTGCGGTGGTGATCGGCGCCTCGGTCTATGGGGTGACGCTGATCCTGATGCTGACCTTCTCGGCGCTGTACAACATGATCGAGGATCCGCGCTGGTCGGGACTGCTGAAGCGGCTGGACCATACCGGTATTTATGTGAAGATCGCGGGAACCTATACGCCCTTCACGCTGCTGGCCGGGGGGCAGGCGCTGGGGCTGCTGGTCGGGCTGTGGGTGGCGGCGCTGATCGGGCTGGCGCTGAAGGTCGTGGCCCCGTACCGGCTGCGCTGGCTGTCGCTGTCGCTTTATCTGGCGATGGGCTGGGCGGCGCTGTTCGCCGGGGGGCCGATGCTGGCGGAACTGCCGCGCATGGTGCTGATCCTGATCGTGACCGGCGGCAGCGTCTATACCATCGGCGTCGGTTTCCTGCTGCTGGAAAGGATGCCCTTTCACAACACCATCTGGCATGTTTTCGTGCTGGCGGGCAGCGTGCTGTTCTTTGCCGCCGTGTCGCTGAGCATCGCGACATTGCCCGCCGAGGTGATCGCCGGGCTTTGA
- a CDS encoding I78 family peptidase inhibitor: MTKFLLIPATALGLLAGCDTNPPRPAQASCNLATHGDLVGQNHGAISLPPGLTHRVISPGQMVTMDYNPNRLNIHVDDKGWIQKVDCG; this comes from the coding sequence ATGACCAAATTTCTGCTGATACCCGCGACCGCGCTGGGTCTGCTGGCCGGTTGCGACACCAATCCGCCGCGTCCGGCGCAGGCAAGCTGCAATCTGGCCACCCACGGCGATCTGGTCGGCCAGAATCACGGCGCCATCTCCCTGCCCCCCGGACTGACCCACCGCGTCATCTCGCCCGGCCAGATGGTGACGATGGATTACAACCCGAACCGGCTGAACATCCATGTCGATGACAAGGGCTGGATCCAGAAGGTCGATTGCGGCTGA
- a CDS encoding SLC13 family permease produces MIIQSFILAYAPYIALFVMFLTFIGFALEIFPTEVTAATGAAVFVLLGILSPNEAFSVFSNPAPLTIAAMFVLTGALVRAGVIERVVGIILDFAGDRLWLAIISLAIGVMLIGGFVNNTPLVLVLIPVTIRISREFGIAATRLLIPVSYITILAGTMTLIGTSTNLLVDGVARENGIAPFSIFEITPVGLVTALSGLLLLGLFGRFLLPDRPDEETETDLSDAAYMSEITILEEGDFTENPIGEIGALKLSNLRVLGVGRGNGVLRDDLDQQELGKGDYLVISATSSELLTLAERDDIRVGMNGPRTPQDEPVLAEAVLAPQQAIVGRSIGQLGLASRFGVRVVGIHRHNHTATGQNMRSTVLRAADRLLLEGPASGLDEMSQRGVVVSVSRTSGRAFRRNKAPIAILALVAVVVLAALNVMSIGMLAMLAVVGILILRCIDSDEAWGSIDASILVLIFAMLMIGLGLQKSGAVDLIVEVISPWLVGLSPLMLLIVVYLLTSTLTELITNNAVAVVMTPIVIGLASETGVDARPLIVAVMFAASASFATPIGYQTNTLVYAAGNYRFFDFVKVGVPLNIVVGLATCVAIYFYYGM; encoded by the coding sequence GTGATCATCCAGAGCTTCATCCTGGCCTACGCGCCCTATATCGCGCTGTTCGTCATGTTCCTGACCTTCATCGGCTTCGCGCTGGAGATCTTTCCGACCGAAGTGACAGCGGCGACGGGTGCGGCCGTTTTCGTGCTGCTGGGCATCCTGTCCCCGAATGAGGCCTTCAGCGTCTTTTCCAATCCCGCGCCGCTGACCATCGCCGCCATGTTCGTGCTGACCGGGGCACTGGTCCGCGCCGGCGTGATCGAACGGGTCGTCGGAATCATTCTGGATTTCGCCGGCGACCGGCTGTGGCTGGCGATCATCAGTCTGGCGATCGGGGTGATGCTGATCGGCGGCTTCGTCAACAATACGCCGCTGGTGCTGGTGCTGATCCCGGTGACCATCCGCATCTCGCGCGAATTCGGCATCGCGGCGACGCGGCTGCTGATCCCGGTATCCTACATCACCATCCTTGCGGGCACGATGACGCTGATCGGGACCTCGACCAACCTGCTGGTGGACGGGGTGGCGCGTGAAAACGGTATTGCCCCCTTCAGCATCTTCGAGATCACTCCGGTCGGGCTGGTCACCGCGTTGTCGGGGCTGTTGCTGCTGGGGCTGTTCGGGCGCTTTCTGCTGCCCGACCGGCCCGATGAGGAAACCGAGACCGACCTGTCCGACGCCGCCTATATGTCCGAGATCACGATACTGGAAGAAGGCGACTTCACCGAAAACCCTATCGGAGAGATCGGCGCGCTGAAGCTGTCCAACCTCAGGGTTCTGGGTGTCGGGCGCGGCAATGGCGTATTGCGCGACGATCTGGATCAGCAGGAACTCGGCAAGGGCGATTATCTGGTGATCTCGGCCACCTCGTCCGAACTGCTGACCTTGGCCGAGCGCGACGATATCCGCGTCGGCATGAACGGCCCCCGGACCCCGCAGGACGAACCAGTTCTGGCCGAGGCCGTGCTGGCCCCGCAACAGGCCATCGTCGGGCGCAGCATCGGCCAGTTGGGTCTGGCCTCGCGTTTCGGGGTGCGCGTGGTCGGCATCCATCGCCACAACCACACCGCCACCGGGCAGAACATGCGCTCCACCGTCCTGCGCGCCGCCGACCGGCTGCTGCTGGAGGGCCCGGCCTCGGGGCTGGACGAGATGAGCCAGCGCGGTGTCGTCGTCTCGGTCTCGCGCACCAGCGGGCGGGCCTTTCGCCGCAACAAAGCGCCGATCGCCATTCTGGCGCTGGTCGCCGTCGTGGTGCTGGCGGCGCTGAATGTCATGAGCATCGGGATGCTGGCGATGCTGGCGGTGGTCGGCATCCTGATTCTGCGCTGCATCGACAGTGACGAGGCCTGGGGCTCGATCGACGCCAGCATTCTGGTGCTGATCTTCGCCATGTTGATGATCGGGCTGGGCTTGCAGAAATCCGGCGCGGTGGATCTGATCGTGGAGGTGATCTCTCCGTGGCTGGTCGGACTGTCGCCGCTGATGCTGCTGATCGTGGTCTATCTGCTGACCTCGACCCTGACCGAGCTGATCACCAACAATGCCGTGGCGGTGGTAATGACGCCCATCGTCATCGGGCTGGCGTCGGAAACGGGCGTGGATGCGCGGCCGCTGATCGTGGCAGTCATGTTCGCCGCCAGCGCCAGCTTTGCCACCCCCATCGGATACCAGACGAATACGCTGGTCTATGCTGCTGGAAATTATCGGTTTTTCGATTTCGTCAAGGTCGGCGTCCCGTTGAATATCGTGGTAGGGCTGGCCACCTGCGTGGCGATCTATTTCTATTACGGGATGTAA